The Chloroherpetonaceae bacterium DNA segment ATCAATCACCACATCGCCGCCATAAGTCATTCGGTATTCCAGCGCCATTTGAATCACGCGAATACACGCCTCAGGGTCTTCGCCATTAACATGAAAAATCGGCGCTTGCACCATCTTAGCGACATCGGTGGCATAGAGTGTTGAACGCGCTTCATCCGGACCTGTTGTAAATCCAATTTGATTGTTGATAATGAGATGAATTGTGCCGCCAGTTGCGTAGCCTTTGAGCTTCGAAAGATTCAGCGTTTCAGCCACAACACCTTGTCCGGCAAAAGCCGCATCGCCGTGAATGAGGAACGAAAGCACTTCGCGCTCAGCTTTTCGGCGCGGCTCAGAAAATTGAGAAGCAAAGTTGCTTCGGCGGTCTTGCTTAGCCCGAACGATTCCTTCAACTACTGGATTCACCGCCTCAAGGTGGCTGGGGTTTGACGCTACAGAAACCGTTACTTCCTTACCATTATGACCGGTTCGCTTTCCCGTCGCGCCCAAGTGATACTTCACATCGCCGGAGCCTTGCGTGATTTCACCCGCGGCGAGAGGCAGTTTTTTTCCTTCAAACTCGGCGAAAAGCGTTTCATACGATTTGCCAATTACATTGGTCAAAACATTCAGTCGTCCGCGATGTGCCATACCAATCACCACTTCCTCGGTGCCATAAGTTGCGGCTTCCTTCACCAAGTAATCGGAAATGGCGATGGCCGTTTCACCGCCTTCAATCGAAAAGCGCTTATGCCCTAAAAACTTGGTGTGTAAATAGCGCTCAAACCCTTCGGCACGAATGAGGTTATAGAGAATTTCTTCTTTTTCAGCTTTCGTGAAAATCTTTTTTACGCGGGCATCTTCACAGTGCTGTTGAATCCAACGCTTTTGCTCGAGCGATTGAATGTTCATAAACTCAACGCCGGTTTTTTCGCAATAAGCCGAGCGCAAAATGCCGATGACATCGCGAAGAAGCATTTGATCTTTATTGCCAAAACTCATTGTGATGAATTCGCGATCCAAATCCCAAAGTGTAAGCTCGTAAAATTCAGGGTCAAGCTCGGGATGATAAGTCGGCTCATAGCCCAAAGGATTGATATTGGCAATAAGATGGCCGCGAACCCGATACGCATTAATCATTTGCATCACACGCGCTTGCTTACGAATCACCTCTTCCATATTGACAGCACCACCAAAAGTGATGGTGCTTTTATCGGTCATACTCTTCCAAGGCTTGTAGGGCATTTTGAGATCGGTGAAAATCTCATCATAAAAATTCTCTTCACCTTGTAAATACCGATTGATCAATGCAAGAAACTCGCCGGATTCTGCGCCTTGAATAATGCGGTGATCGTAGGTGCTTGTCGTTGTCATCACTTTACTGATGCCAAGCTGCGCACGTACCTCGGGCGACATTGCTTGATACTCCGGCGGGAAATCAATCGCGCCGGTAGCGATAATCGCACCCTGACCTTCCATTAAGCGCGGCACCGAAGAGGCCGTACCGATTGTTCCCGGATTGGTCAGTGAAATGGTTGTTCCTTGAAAATCGGCCGGGTCAAGTTGGTTCTTGCGCGATTTGGCAATAAGCTTATTGTAAGCGGCAAAAAACTGCGCGAAGTTCATTTGTTCCGCCGATTTGATATTGGGCACCACAAGTGAGCGTGAGCCATCCTTTTTTGTCATATCCACGGCAAGGCCAATGGCAATATGCTGATGCTCGATGCGGTAAGGCTTTCCGGCAACCGTAGCAAACGAAGCATTCATCGCCGCAATTTTTTTTGCCGCTTTAACGATTGCCCAAGCAATGATGTGCGTGAAAGCAATTTTCCCGCCACCCGTTGCGGAAAGGTGCTGATTAATGATAATGCGATTTTCTTCAAGGACTTTCACTGCAATCGTGCGAACACTTGTAGCTGTAGGCACCGAAAGACTTTGCTGCATATTTTCAACAATGCGAACCGCAGTTCCCAAAATGGCAGTCGCTTTTTCGCCATCTCCGAGCTTTAACTCTTCAAGGGTATTGTAGTTTTTACCCATAATGGGTGTGCCTGATTTCGGAACGCCATTGGCTGGAGAAGAAGCGGAAATGCTGCGCGGACTTGAAGAAGCATTTAAATTAGCGGTTTGAATAACTGCGGACTCTTCGTGATATCGCGATTCGTCATGTTCAAGAAGCGACAAATCCACTTTCCCTTGGCGAAGATCATCGAAAAAGAGGCGCCAGCTTTGCTTGACGGCTTCAGGGTTCTTTTCATACTCTTGATAGAGATCTTCAATAAAAAGGGTATTGAACCCAAAGATTTCAACTAATTTTTCTTGAACGGCTTGATCAGTAATGCTCATAAGTTGTCCTTACAATAGAAGTGACAGAAAAAAATTGATTGTTGTTAAGGTGCGGCTTTCGTGCCTGAAAAAAGAGCTGAAAACGAAACCAAAGGCAGTCTTAATTCGATAGTGCGAATGTACGCAAGGGAGGGCAAGTTTTAAGTACTTTACTTATTGAAATTTAAATTTGACTCTAATAAGGTAAAGGAAGAGCATCAAAGGAAGGCAGACTTCAGATGCGCAATTCATTGAGTGATTCAAAACGGAATTAGAACAAGTCGTTGACTCAAGTGTTGATTTTCTCATTAATCAAGAAATGACCAAGGCTTCCTAAATTTCTTCAAAAACAGAAGTGTTACTAAAATTGCTAAATGAAAAGGACTTGGTTCTTTCGTGCATTCAATGCTATTTATTACCGCGAACCCTTCGCTGATAAAATTGCCTCAAGAATCGCGTTGCTATCAAACTGAAGATTTTCCATTCCTTTTTCAACCGAAACTGTTTCCGATTTATCCAACCCCTTCGCCGAAACCGTAGCCGAAGACACTACCTCGCCACTCGCGCGATTGGCAAAGCTCACCAAAGCAGAAACATCTTGCAAAATTAACTCTCCATTTGGCGATTGAACCCGAGCCGCTTCGGTTGATGTAACCGTTGCGGTTATAACCAACGGCGCGCCCGATTTAATCACCGCTCCTTGCTTTTGAAAATACGCCACCATTCGTTTCATCAATTTGACTTTAGCCGCATCACTTCCCACGCCTTGCACCGTGATATCGCAAGTAAAGGGAGAAACTTTTGCCGTATAGTCGAACGAAACGGAAGTCGTTTTTGCAGCTTCTTGCCGAAGCCGATTGCTAAGTTCTGTAAAATCAATCAGAGCCGTTACTTTGCCACGGTTGCTCACCGTGCCTTCGGTGGTGGTCAAAAATATCAGTGATGCAGTTCCTGTTTCATCGGTCACGCTTGAACCGACTTCTCGCTCACCATTCATAAAGAGCACCGTCACCCCGCGAATCGGCGTCTCTTTTCCTGCATCTACCGCAACGGCCTTTACCCTGAGCGGCTGCTCCAAGGCCCGGCCCACTTCACCCGTTTGCTTATCGCCGGCGGATTTTCTTAAGTACACCTTCGAGAGCAATTTCCCTAAACCCGTTTCAATGGCTGCAAGCGAAGCATCTTGCGGGGCTTGATAAGCGTTCCCCGGAAAAATACCGTTATAAAAAACCTGTTTGGGCGTGAACGGCTCATAGGCATTAAGCGCATCGATATACTGCCCAACGGCAGAGGCAATATTTCCGCTTGTCGCATTACTTTCGGCTGCACTAATTTTTGTTCGTGCTCCCGCGACAATTTCATCAAGCTCGGTTCTGAGCTTTTTCATGAATGCGGCTTTTTCCAAAACCATTAGAACATCAGTCGTGCCCTTGACCTTCGAAACGAATTCATCGCCTTGCGTAATAAGGCTGAGATCCATTTTATCCACCACCACTTGAATTCGCTCTTGAAGGTTGGTGATGTTAAAATTTCCTGAAGTGCCCGAAGATGACATTTCACTTAGTGTGGTTGAAGAGGAAACGGTCATTTTCAGTTGCTTGGCAATTGCGTTTCGCGCTTGATCGCGTGCATTTTCGAGTGCTCTTCCGCCGCGTCCGCTTCCGACACCCAGCCAATAGGCGTCATCCGGAAAGCGCGAATCCTTCCCGCTGCTCACCCACGCCGGCGGCACCTGTGCTTCAGCCGTTGCAACCACCTGTAGCGGCGCTAAAGCGGTTGTTTGAGAGGCACATGAAAGTGATAAATGAATCACCAATGCGGTGAGAAGGAGTGAAAACGTTTTTTGAAGAATCCGTTTCATAACATCAGATGTTAGAGTGAGTCAAGTTGAATTTGAATTATCGTTACTTTTCAATCGCCATTAAAATCAATTTATCCTTGACTTGCAGCCTGCGGAGTTTTGCGCCATTGCCTTGAAAAGTTTTGTCCGTTTTCAATTTCTTTTCAAGTTCCTTAAAAAATTCATTAGCCGTTTGAACATTATTTTGGCGGATAGCGAAGTCAATCGTTTGCTCAGTGGCAGCGATTTGCTTGGCTTGCGTCGTAATTCCTTTCAACGCTTCTTCAACCGCATCGGCTAAGGCAAAGGTATCGTTGAATTTACCGGTAATCTTGAAAATCAACTTGAAGTGCCGCCCGCGGTCTAAATCTTCTTTCCAATAGCCACTCACGCGGGAAAGCACTTTTCCAACTGCGTCATTCATTGCTTCTTCAATTACGGCGGCATCAGTAACCGAAGGCCGTTCCGGGCTGTATCCGGTTTCTGAGCCCAAAAGTAATGCCGTGGTAGTTTCGTAGGCCTTGCAAGTCACCGCGGCTTTTTTACCCAGTTTCCCTTGCTCAACCGTTACAGAATAAGTGATATAAATATCGGCACCGATGCTCAATACCAATTGATAGGTAATATCTTCTCCAACGCCCTTAACGGAACCGACGGCACGCGCCAAGTCCGATACAGCATCTTGCTGCTCGGGCACGCGAACTTGATATCGGCGATTGGTTAAAAATGATTCAATGACGGTTGCAGCCGTTTTAAGCTGTGGGTTTTTCGCCATTGCGTCAATTGGGCTTTCTCCTTTGGCAACCGACGGTAAAACCATAATGAAAGGATTACTTTGCGAATCGGTAAGATCGCTTTGCGAAGCCACCGCACCCAAGGATGCCAGAAACTTCTTCAAATTTTCGGTATTGATTCTCACCAACCGCTCAATTCGAATGTTTCCGTTCGACATTTTCACGCGGCTTAAAATCTCTTCACCCGTCCAAGCAATGGCATTTGAAGCATTGAGGGCCTCCGTACCAAAAAATTGATCCTGCACACCCTTAAAGGCATCTTCTTCAGCAGCCGTTTGCAATATTCTATCCGTCGCCTTGAACAACATAAAATAGACCGCACATTTTTGCGCATCTGCAGTGGCTTCGTCCACATCCTTTCCAATTCCTTTTGCGCGAATGGTTACATTGGCAGCATCGTAAACCTCGACAAACACGGCCTCGGTTGAGCGCGGCATTTGTGCCTGAATAGGCCGAGGAAAAAATAAAGAACTTGTTGTTGAAGCACATGCAGAAAGCAGCACAATGTAAAGGCCACTCAGCATTTTTGTGAAGAGTGATCGAATGTTCAACGGTCGAAAACGAAAAAAATTTAACGGTGCCGGCATAAGAGTTGGATTTAAGAATCGTCTTAAAGTTCTTAACAAAAATGAATTTATATACGATGATCAAAAGACTTGTTTCATCGCCTTGCGATGCCTCACAATAAAGGCAAAGAGAGATTTTATGCTTTAAACCAAAAGTCGAAGTATGGCGTCTAAATTCACATCCGAAATTTACAACATTGGAAGTTGAAGTTGAGAAAAAATGATGATGAAATCAGATGGTTCGCGAAAACAGTTTAATTATTGACGAGCAACCGGAATGAAAAATCTCATCTCAAGCATTCAGTTTTATGACCACAATTGTAAGATCGTCATTGACCGAGCCACCATCGGCAGTAAAGGCATTAACGGCGTGGAAGATATCCCCTTTAATTTCAAAAGCGCTTTTCTCTTTTGATTTTTCTACTGTCGAGAGCAAATTTTCATATCCAAATTGATCTCCATTACGAGAAACTGCTTCAATAACGCCATCGGTATAAAGAACAAGCACATCACCCGGTTTCATAAAAATGCGTTGCTCAGAAACAGCACGCTTAAAGAGTTCACAGCCATTACTCTTATCCAGCCCTAAAGCAAGGCCGCTCATCCGTAAAACCCCGGAGCCTTTGCTATGGACAAAAGCAGGAGGGCAATGGCCTGCATTGGCCACCAGCACGCTGTTATCGCTAGAACGAATAACGGCATAAAGAGCACTTACAAATGCCCCCTTATCAAGTCCTTTGGTAATGGCTTCATTGGCACGAATAAGTAGTGACTTGGGGTCGTCAGGATAAATGCGGCAGAGCGATTGAAAGATGCCTTTCATCTCCGCCATATAAAAGGCTGCTGAGGTTCCCTTCCCCGAGACATCTGCGATCACGACTCCGGCATCCAAAACCGTTGTGCCTTCATTGAGTTGTGCAAAATCGTAATAATCGCCCCCTACCTCATAAGCTGGATATGAAACGCCATCAATGTCAAATCCCGGGACTAAAATGGCCGATTGCGGGAGAAGTTTTAATTGAATTTTTTGAGCCACCGAAAGTTCTTGCTCTAGCCGCTTTTTATCGATTAACTCGCGAATCAATCGGGAGTTATCAATTGCGATTGCGGCTTGATCGGCGAAGGTTGTCACCAGTTCGATGTCTTCTTTGACAAAACCATATTCGACATCTTTAGAAACATGTAAAACACCAATGATTTTGCTACGGGCAATCAGTGGCACAGACACCATTGAAGCGATTTCACCTCGGGACTTTTGAGAAAGCTGCGAACGCAATCGAAGCGCAAGTGACTTTTTGGTTGACGCTTCAGGGTTTAAACGCTTATCCAGCAATACATCATCGATTCGGACCGGACGCTTTTCTGCTAAAATTCCACTCCAAATAAATTGAGATGATTTAGAAAAATCGTGAATCGTTTTTAAATCAATATTCTGTTGTGAAACCGTCTTAAACAATCCCCCGCCAGATTGATTTTCTTGAAACTGAACAGTAGGTAATTTCGAAGCCAATTCCCGCTCTTCATTCATTTTTGATGGAGAAAGTTTTGCTTCAAGCGAATAAGGTTGATAAATATCAAACCATACGGATGCCCCATTTCCGAAAGATTCGCTCGCGTAATTGACAAGTGATGAATAAATTTTTTCTTCATCAAAAACATCTGTAATGAATTTGCTCATCGCATAAAGGTTGCGAACTTCTGCAGCCTTTTTCTCGATTGCTTCGGAGGTTGGTAAATAAAAAAGCAAACTCAAAAAGGCCGTTGAGAGGTAAGCGCCCAAAAAAATCGAAATTGCAAACCAAAAGAATGCAGAAGAATTGCTGAAAGCGAGCAGCATTATACCTGCTTCAAAAGCGCCGTAAAGGGAGCCTAAAGCAACCAAAATAGAAATCACTAAAAAAATAGAGCGCAGCTTATCTCGCCGGCTCATTGGCATAATCCAAGACAATCGAAAAATATTCGTTAGCATCATTGCCCCGCCAACGCCTAAAAGAATGCCCGCAATAATATTTGGCTGTTCTCCCGGAAAAGTACCAAGCGAAGCGAGTGCCCCTAGCAATAGAAGACCAATTGTGGTGAGAAAATTGGTTTTGGTGTTTTGCAAACGGCGAAAAAGAACCAAGCGCTCTAGCGCAATCAGTCCAAATGAAAGGAATGTCGCTAAAGAAAGGGAAACGATGTGCGATTTAATTACCGCGTAAAGCGACCCGGCTACAAGAACTTTGGTCTCCTGCGCTTGTTCAAACGAAAATGTTGCCGGAGACATAACGGTGCTCATTAAACTCAGCACCACAATCATGAGCAGTAAATAGGTTGTCCCTTTCTTTAAAATTTCAACCGGCTCAATCCACAAGCCCGAGCCATCAGCATTGTTTTCGATTGAAGATGTGGATTTGAAGTAATCGCGAGAGAAAGAATAGATAACCGCAAAAACGGTTATCGCTAAAATATCTTTAAAGAGCGCAAGCCACGAGAGAATGTAGGGGCTTTTGGCATAGTAAAGCACCACATCTATCGTGAATAATAATAGCTCACAGCCAAGTGCAAGCGTAAAGTATAAATATAAACGGCTACGGTTTTTGGTCATGAATTCAATATAAACAAAACTCTAAGCCTAAGAGGTGAGCCAAAGCGGATCATACAATAAACATACAATCCATCTTGTCACATTCCCCAAATGAAAAAGTGTCAACCAATAAGTGAAATCATGAGATAGCCATCAACATCTCTTTTATTTCGCATTTCTCAAAGAAATGTTTCTTTGTTATAGATCACAAAAAAATTATCCAGAATGAATTGGGTGAAAACGATAGCTGCCACTGACAATTCGTCGTGACAGAAGACTGAAGAAAAGGCCGGTATATGAAAAAATAACAGGCGGCAAAAGCGAAAACTGAATTGTTGAAAACGTGGATGGGAGTTTTCGCTCAAATCAACGAAAAAGGAGCATAAATCAGCAAATGTCCGTTTGGCACGGAAATTGAATTATAGGGAGTGAGAGGTAAGCAAATAGGGTCAAAGTCTTCGGATACGATTCAAGTTTGTCACATCTCGGAAAATAAAAAGTACTTGAGTTAATTATTTCATTCACAACTTTTCTAATCAAACAGGAGGATTCAAATATGTTAGTAAAATTTGATAACGGCAATCCGTTTGCTACAATCGACCGTGTCTTCGACGAAGTGCTTCGTGATAAATTCAATACACTCGTTCCACATACAATTTCTTCCTTCCGAGTCGATATTTCGGAAGATGAAAAAAATGTTTTCCTTGAAGCTGAACTACCCGGTATTAAAAAGGAAGATGTCAAGGTTAGTGTGGAAGATAATGTGTTAACCATCCGTGCAGAGCGAAAGGCTGAAACGGATAACAAAACCAAGAACTTCCGCCGAACTGAACGCTTCTTTGGTTCATTTTCACGAAGTTTCACCTTGGGTGAAAACATCTCTACGGAAAACATCGAGGCAACTTATACCGACGGGGTGTTAAATCTTCGCTTGGCCAAAATCGAGCCTGTTAAAAACATTAAAGAAGTAACGATTCGATAACCGTTTCGCTTTAGACCGTTGATACTTTAAGAGCGCTTGGGAAACCAAGCGCTTTTTTTGTTTTGATTGAGAATTGACGACATTCTACAAGTTCGTGAGCAAAACGGTCACTTCTTAATACCATATTTAAGTCTAATATTTTAGGGAGTTAGTAAAATAAATCGGCCATTTTGTTTTTTTAGGGAACCAATTCAACGCAAATAATCTTTTCATCATCAGTTCATAGTTATACTCCTTTTTCAATGGCGCTTTCGCAGTTTCGTTCATTTTCTGCGGGAGCGCTTTTTTTATTAATCATTTTTTTGAATTCACTTGAATTTTTTTTCCCTTTCTTCAAAGACTCCAAATTCCCACAAAATTCAAAGGCCGTTGATGTTTCACGATAGCGAATGAGAAAAACTAGTAAGTAAAATGTCTGTCAATTTGTCTCTTAACAAACTTTTTGTCATAAAACGGCAATTCAAACAATTGAAGGGTTCAGAAATATGACAATGAATCGGCAATAATGGCATATCATCAGGAAAGATTTAATTGGCACGACATTTGAACTATAATAAGTGAAGTATAGCGTGTTCTTTTCGAAATAAACAAAAGAGCGTGATGAATACAGAAAATCATTAGAAGAGAAACCTCTTAGAAACTCAACGAATTAAAAACCACAACAAGGAAATTTTTCTAACATCATCTTTACAACAATGGGTAAAATAATAGGAATTGATTTGGGAACAACCAACTCATGCGTAGCGGTAATGCAAGGCAGTGAGCCGGTTGTCATTGCAAATTCTGAGGGCTATCGAACAACGCCTTCGGCAGTTGGTTTTGCAAAAAATGGGGATCGCTTGGTTGGTCAGTCGGCAAAGCGTCAGGCAGTAACGAATCCAAAAAATACGGTTTATTCGATTAAGCGCTTTATGGGTCGTGCGCTTACAGAAGTTACGAGTGAAATGAAACTCGTGCCTTATGAAGTATTTTCGTCCGATAACAGCGTGAAAGTTCGAATCGGCGATAAGCAATATTCTCCAGAAGAAATTTCAGCAATGATCCTTCAAAAAATGAAGCAAACGGCTGAAGACTTCTTAGGCGAAAAAGTGACCGAAGCGGTGATTACCGTTCCGGCGTACTTTAACGACGCACAGCGCCAAGCCACAAAAGATGCAGGCAAAATTGCAGGGCTAGAAGTGAAGCGTATTCTTAACGAACCGACTGCAGCCGCATTGGCTTATGGTTTGGATAAAAAGAAAGCCAGCGAAAGAGTGGCCGTCTTTGACCTTGGTGGCGGAACCTTCGATGTCTCGATTCTTGAACTCGGCGACGGCGTCTTTGAAGTTCGCTCAACCGACGGCGATACGCATCTTGGTGGCGACGATTTCGATCAACGCTTAATCGATTTCCTTGCCGATGAATTCAAAAAGCAAGAAGGCATTGATTTACGTAAAGATCCAATGGCACTTCAACGCTTGAAAGAAGCTGCTGAAAAAGCAAAAATTGAACTTTCATCTCGCACTGAAACAGAAGTGAACCTTCCCTTCATTACCGCTACGCAGGATGGACCAAAGCACTTGGTGGTGAATGTAACACGCGCCAAATTTGAAGGGCTCTGCGCCGATCTCTTTGACCGTATGCTTGAGCCTTGCAAACGCGCCCTGAAGAATGGAAAAGTTGATATTGACCAATTGGATGAAGTGGTGCTTGTGGGCGGTTCAACCCGTATTCCGAAGGTTCAGCAAATGGTGAAGGATTTCTTCAAGAAAGAACCCAACAAGAGCGTCAATCCCGATGAAGTGGTGGCCATTGGTGCAGCCATTCAAGGCGGCGTACTCAAGGGTGATATTACCGATGTGCTTCTTTTGGATGTCACGCCGCTTTCGCTTGGTATTGAAACCTTGGGCGGTGTGATGACAAAACTCATTGATTCCAATACCACTGTTCCAACGCGGAAATCGGAAACGTTCTCAACGGCTTCTGATAGCCAAACCTCGGTGGAAATTCATGTGCTTCAAGGCGAACGCCCGATGGCCGTTGATAACAAAACGCTCGGTCGATTCCACTTGGATGGTATTCCGCCGGCACCGCGTGGCGTTCCGCAAATTGAAGTGACTTTCGATATCGATGCCAACGGTATTCTCTCCGTTTCTGCCAAAGATAAAGCCACAGCAAAAGAGCAGAAGATTCGCATTGAAGCGAGCGGCAAACTTTCGGATGCGGAAATTCAAAAAATGCGTGAAGATGCCAAGGCTCATGCCGAAGATGATAAGAAGAAAAAGGAAGAAGCGGATATCAAGAACACCGCCGATACACTTGTCTTTTCAACCGAAAAGCAACTCAAGGAATTGGGCGATAAACTTCCAACAGATGCTGCCTCGGGCTTGCAGCGTGCACTTGATGAATTGAAAGATGCACAAAAAACAGGCAGCACCACAGCTATAAAAGCTGCAGTTGAAAAACTAAACGCCGAGTGGAGCGAAGCCTCGAAGAAACTGTACGAAGGCTCTGCGAACCCGATGGGTGCTTCTGGCCCTAGCGAAGGTGGTAATGGCGCGTCGCAAAAAGGAAGTGCCGGTAAAGACGGCGAAGTAAAGAACGCTGATTTTGAAGTGGTTGATGATAAATAAGCGGATGGGTTAAATCGTCCGAAAGGGCTGTGTAAATGCACAGCCCTTTTCTTTTTATGCCTCTTTTTTGTTTCTTTTTTTCGATATTGAATAAAGGCTTTTGAAGTACAACATTTTAATCATTATTGATATGCCGATTACTCGTTCAGGAAATGTGGTGCATAAGTTGGATAAATACTTCATCACACAAGCCAAGCGCGGCGACCGCGGGAAACTGAAACTTACCATTGCCTCAGCCGCCGGTTATGGCAGGCTTTCAAACACCGAGGAAATGAAACGCAAATTACAAGAAGGCCAACTTCAAGTGTGTGTGCTTTCCTCAAATGAAGACATTGCGATTCGTACCGAAGACACGGTTAAACTCAATGAAGAACGCTATAATATGGATTATGATAGCCGTGGTGTCAAGTGGACCGTTCGCGAGATGCAGGTTTTTGTGAATCCAAATAACAACGAACTTTCCGTCGAAGTGCGTGGACGCGTTTACACGCTCGACGAATTTTTCAAGTAAGAGGGGACTTCAACCAAACAACACTCTTCTTTGAAGAACACATAAAACGCGCTCGGTGGGAAATACCACCCTTGCGAAACGTACAGCTTCACAGCCTACAGCCCGCAAAAAAATAAAAAGGTGATACGGAAGGTATCACCTTTTTTTCTTTGTGGAAAAAACGGTTTCGGGCTTTGTGCTCGGGTGGGTTTCGCTTCGCTGACTTACAGTTCGGAGCACTTCACAAAGTAGCACCGGAGTTAAAACTGTCAACTCAGCACTGTTCTTGAATAAAAGCACAAAA contains these protein-coding regions:
- a CDS encoding DUF6175 family protein, producing MPAPLNFFRFRPLNIRSLFTKMLSGLYIVLLSACASTTSSLFFPRPIQAQMPRSTEAVFVEVYDAANVTIRAKGIGKDVDEATADAQKCAVYFMLFKATDRILQTAAEEDAFKGVQDQFFGTEALNASNAIAWTGEEILSRVKMSNGNIRIERLVRINTENLKKFLASLGAVASQSDLTDSQSNPFIMVLPSVAKGESPIDAMAKNPQLKTAATVIESFLTNRRYQVRVPEQQDAVSDLARAVGSVKGVGEDITYQLVLSIGADIYITYSVTVEQGKLGKKAAVTCKAYETTTALLLGSETGYSPERPSVTDAAVIEEAMNDAVGKVLSRVSGYWKEDLDRGRHFKLIFKITGKFNDTFALADAVEEALKGITTQAKQIAATEQTIDFAIRQNNVQTANEFFKELEKKLKTDKTFQGNGAKLRRLQVKDKLILMAIEK
- a CDS encoding multifunctional oxoglutarate decarboxylase/oxoglutarate dehydrogenase thiamine pyrophosphate-binding subunit/dihydrolipoyllysine-residue succinyltransferase subunit, producing MSITDQAVQEKLVEIFGFNTLFIEDLYQEYEKNPEAVKQSWRLFFDDLRQGKVDLSLLEHDESRYHEESAVIQTANLNASSSPRSISASSPANGVPKSGTPIMGKNYNTLEELKLGDGEKATAILGTAVRIVENMQQSLSVPTATSVRTIAVKVLEENRIIINQHLSATGGGKIAFTHIIAWAIVKAAKKIAAMNASFATVAGKPYRIEHQHIAIGLAVDMTKKDGSRSLVVPNIKSAEQMNFAQFFAAYNKLIAKSRKNQLDPADFQGTTISLTNPGTIGTASSVPRLMEGQGAIIATGAIDFPPEYQAMSPEVRAQLGISKVMTTTSTYDHRIIQGAESGEFLALINRYLQGEENFYDEIFTDLKMPYKPWKSMTDKSTITFGGAVNMEEVIRKQARVMQMINAYRVRGHLIANINPLGYEPTYHPELDPEFYELTLWDLDREFITMSFGNKDQMLLRDVIGILRSAYCEKTGVEFMNIQSLEQKRWIQQHCEDARVKKIFTKAEKEEILYNLIRAEGFERYLHTKFLGHKRFSIEGGETAIAISDYLVKEAATYGTEEVVIGMAHRGRLNVLTNVIGKSYETLFAEFEGKKLPLAAGEITQGSGDVKYHLGATGKRTGHNGKEVTVSVASNPSHLEAVNPVVEGIVRAKQDRRSNFASQFSEPRRKAEREVLSFLIHGDAAFAGQGVVAETLNLSKLKGYATGGTIHLIINNQIGFTTGPDEARSTLYATDVAKMVQAPIFHVNGEDPEACIRVIQMALEYRMTYGGDVVIDMMCYRRHGHNEGDDPAYTQPVLYKKIKDRPSVREIYAQDLIREGSFTEAEVEALMNRFKDELDQAYEKAKAYKATHDEAEIEQKKKADLTLAISQEELPVTNRNPETSVPLETLQQIVESMFRLPEGFRINKKLEQQFAKRKQLLGADASQTQIDWGFAESLAYGSIVLSGHPVRLSGQDSTRGTFSQRHLAFVETETGEEFIPLRHITPTQAQFNVFDSLLSEFAVMGFEFGYSVADPLSLVLWEAQFGDFANGAQIMIDQFIASTESKWGQKSGLVLLLPHGYEGQGPEHSSARLERFLQLCAETNMQVAYPTTPAQYFHLLRRQIISGNIKPLVVMTPKSLLRHPLAVSVPQDLTNDRFHNVLDDVQSPTNVKRIALCSGKVYYDLHQYRVKEQRHDVAVVRVEQFYPFPKKKLQHLFEKYGTATEVVWVQEEPKNMGAWSFLLPRLMEIVPASMKLRYIGRPSSASPATGFLKQHEAEQLAICVQTFE
- a CDS encoding PP2C family protein-serine/threonine phosphatase, which encodes MTKNRSRLYLYFTLALGCELLLFTIDVVLYYAKSPYILSWLALFKDILAITVFAVIYSFSRDYFKSTSSIENNADGSGLWIEPVEILKKGTTYLLLMIVVLSLMSTVMSPATFSFEQAQETKVLVAGSLYAVIKSHIVSLSLATFLSFGLIALERLVLFRRLQNTKTNFLTTIGLLLLGALASLGTFPGEQPNIIAGILLGVGGAMMLTNIFRLSWIMPMSRRDKLRSIFLVISILVALGSLYGAFEAGIMLLAFSNSSAFFWFAISIFLGAYLSTAFLSLLFYLPTSEAIEKKAAEVRNLYAMSKFITDVFDEEKIYSSLVNYASESFGNGASVWFDIYQPYSLEAKLSPSKMNEERELASKLPTVQFQENQSGGGLFKTVSQQNIDLKTIHDFSKSSQFIWSGILAEKRPVRIDDVLLDKRLNPEASTKKSLALRLRSQLSQKSRGEIASMVSVPLIARSKIIGVLHVSKDVEYGFVKEDIELVTTFADQAAIAIDNSRLIRELIDKKRLEQELSVAQKIQLKLLPQSAILVPGFDIDGVSYPAYEVGGDYYDFAQLNEGTTVLDAGVVIADVSGKGTSAAFYMAEMKGIFQSLCRIYPDDPKSLLIRANEAITKGLDKGAFVSALYAVIRSSDNSVLVANAGHCPPAFVHSKGSGVLRMSGLALGLDKSNGCELFKRAVSEQRIFMKPGDVLVLYTDGVIEAVSRNGDQFGYENLLSTVEKSKEKSAFEIKGDIFHAVNAFTADGGSVNDDLTIVVIKLNA
- a CDS encoding LPP20 family lipoprotein, with amino-acid sequence MKRILQKTFSLLLTALVIHLSLSCASQTTALAPLQVVATAEAQVPPAWVSSGKDSRFPDDAYWLGVGSGRGGRALENARDQARNAIAKQLKMTVSSSTTLSEMSSSGTSGNFNITNLQERIQVVVDKMDLSLITQGDEFVSKVKGTTDVLMVLEKAAFMKKLRTELDEIVAGARTKISAAESNATSGNIASAVGQYIDALNAYEPFTPKQVFYNGIFPGNAYQAPQDASLAAIETGLGKLLSKVYLRKSAGDKQTGEVGRALEQPLRVKAVAVDAGKETPIRGVTVLFMNGEREVGSSVTDETGTASLIFLTTTEGTVSNRGKVTALIDFTELSNRLRQEAAKTTSVSFDYTAKVSPFTCDITVQGVGSDAAKVKLMKRMVAYFQKQGAVIKSGAPLVITATVTSTEAARVQSPNGELILQDVSALVSFANRASGEVVSSATVSAKGLDKSETVSVEKGMENLQFDSNAILEAILSAKGSR
- a CDS encoding Hsp20/alpha crystallin family protein → MLVKFDNGNPFATIDRVFDEVLRDKFNTLVPHTISSFRVDISEDEKNVFLEAELPGIKKEDVKVSVEDNVLTIRAERKAETDNKTKNFRRTERFFGSFSRSFTLGENISTENIEATYTDGVLNLRLAKIEPVKNIKEVTIR